The following are encoded in a window of Sinomonas cyclohexanicum genomic DNA:
- a CDS encoding HAD family hydrolase — MAEALAEPEAVETAETHDGGQASSLPGGGMRSGPARPGTIRGVLLDIDETLVDLEGAMDRALREVSGPLLPHLGEDDWVTFCRIFTRGSDDIYDRYIAREITFAEQRVLRAERCLAHFGAAFDSGAQAAQWLAEYERAQPSYVRPFADVMPFLDALEAAGVAYGAVSNNVHDYQRAKLDTAGLQRIGVLVGIDAVGVAKPDPAIFREGLRQLGTRAEETIYIGDNPAHDVIGAAGAGLRGIWLNRRAAVLDAEAARSVPEQVVSLGEVPRLLGFA; from the coding sequence GTGGCTGAGGCCCTCGCCGAGCCTGAGGCTGTGGAGACTGCGGAGACGCACGACGGCGGGCAGGCCAGTTCTCTGCCCGGCGGCGGCATGCGCTCGGGTCCCGCGCGCCCCGGCACCATTCGCGGCGTCCTCCTCGACATCGACGAGACGCTCGTGGACCTCGAGGGCGCGATGGACCGGGCATTGCGCGAGGTGAGCGGGCCGCTCCTGCCGCATCTGGGCGAGGACGACTGGGTGACGTTCTGCCGCATCTTCACCCGGGGGTCGGACGACATCTACGACCGCTACATCGCCCGTGAGATCACGTTCGCCGAGCAGCGTGTGCTGCGGGCCGAGCGGTGCCTGGCCCACTTCGGCGCGGCATTCGACTCAGGCGCCCAGGCGGCGCAATGGCTCGCGGAGTACGAGAGGGCGCAACCCTCGTACGTGCGGCCGTTTGCTGACGTCATGCCGTTCCTGGACGCCCTCGAGGCGGCGGGGGTCGCGTACGGGGCGGTGAGCAACAACGTTCACGACTACCAGCGGGCCAAGCTGGACACCGCCGGGCTGCAGCGCATCGGGGTGCTCGTGGGCATCGACGCGGTGGGCGTGGCCAAACCGGACCCGGCGATCTTCCGTGAGGGGCTCCGTCAGCTCGGCACGAGGGCCGAGGAGACCATCTACATCGGCGACAACCCGGCCCACGACGTCATCGGCGCTGCCGGCGCGGGGCTCCGCGGCATCTGGCTCAACCGCCGCGCGGCCGTCCTCGATGCCGAGGCCGCGCGGTCTGTGCCCGAGCAGGTCGTGAGCCTGGGCGAGGTCCCCAGGCTCCTCGGGTTCGCCTGA
- a CDS encoding 3-isopropylmalate dehydrogenase, with amino-acid sequence MTQTQLDLAVIPGDGIGPEVTAEALKVLHKALEGTGLEVKETRYSLGAEHWLATGETLTEETLADIRGRDAILFGAVGAAPGDTRIPSGILERDILLKLRFSLDHCVNLRPSRLYAGVPSPLAEPGAIDFVVVREGTEGPYTGNGGALRVNTPHEIATEVSVNTAYGVERVVRDAFRRATGRRNKVTLVHKHNVLVHAGHLWRRTVEAVAAEFPGVEHDYLHVDAATIFLVTDPSRFDVIVTDNLFGDILTDLAGAVTGGIGLAASGNINIDRTAPSMFEPVHGSAPDIAGQQKADPTAAILSAALLLDHIGQPEAAARIQAAVQADVESRTAGESRTTAAVGDAIASRL; translated from the coding sequence ATGACGCAGACGCAGCTCGACCTCGCAGTGATCCCCGGAGATGGCATCGGCCCGGAGGTGACGGCCGAGGCCCTCAAGGTACTCCACAAGGCCCTCGAGGGGACGGGCCTCGAGGTCAAGGAGACGCGCTACAGCCTCGGGGCCGAGCACTGGCTCGCGACCGGCGAGACCCTCACCGAGGAGACCCTTGCCGACATCCGGGGCCGCGATGCGATCCTGTTCGGCGCCGTCGGCGCAGCCCCGGGCGATACCCGAATCCCCTCGGGCATCCTCGAGCGTGACATCCTGCTCAAGCTGCGCTTCAGCCTCGACCACTGCGTCAACCTCCGCCCGTCCCGCCTGTACGCGGGTGTCCCGAGCCCGCTCGCAGAGCCGGGTGCGATCGATTTCGTCGTGGTCCGCGAGGGCACCGAGGGCCCCTACACGGGCAACGGCGGCGCGCTCCGTGTGAACACCCCGCACGAGATCGCCACCGAGGTCTCGGTCAACACGGCGTATGGCGTCGAGCGCGTGGTCCGCGACGCGTTCCGCCGCGCGACCGGGCGCCGCAACAAGGTCACGCTCGTCCACAAGCACAACGTCCTCGTCCACGCCGGCCACCTGTGGCGCCGCACGGTGGAGGCCGTCGCCGCCGAGTTCCCCGGCGTCGAGCACGACTACCTGCACGTCGACGCCGCCACGATCTTCCTCGTCACGGACCCGTCCCGCTTCGACGTAATCGTCACCGACAACCTGTTCGGCGACATCCTCACCGACCTCGCGGGCGCCGTCACCGGCGGCATCGGCCTGGCAGCGAGCGGCAACATCAACATCGACCGCACCGCCCCGTCCATGTTCGAGCCCGTCCACGGCTCTGCCCCGGACATCGCCGGCCAGCAGAAGGCGGACCCCACCGCCGCGATCCTCTCGGCCGCCCTCCTCCTGGACCACATCGGCCAGCCGGAGGCCGCCGCGCGCATCCAGGCCGCGGTCCAGGCGGACGTCGAGTCGCGTACCGCCGGCGAGTCCCGCACTACGGCGGCGGTCGGCGACGCGATCGCGTCCCGCCTGTAG
- the gltX gene encoding glutamate--tRNA ligase — MTSSPAAPLLDPASIPTVTPDTPVRVRFCPSPTGTPHVGMVRTALFNWAYARHTGGTFVFRIEDTDAQRDTEESYEQIVEALRWLGLTWDEGIDVGGPHEPYRQSRRLDLYKDVAAKLTDAGFLYESFSTPAEIEARHKAAGRDPKLGYDNSDRDLTDEQKAAFRAEGREPVLRFRMPNEDVVFNDLIRGEIRFKAGSVPDFVVVRADGSPLYTLVNPVDDALMGITHVLRGEDLLSSTPRQVALYYALHAVGVASYMPIFGHLPYVMGEGNKKLSKRDPESNLFHHRERGFVPEGLLNYLALLGWSLSADEDIFTVDQFTAAFDIADVLPNPARFDLKKAEAINGTHVRMLEPADFRDRLVPYLREAGIVGEELTPRQEDILTEAAPLIQERITLLGEAPDMLAFLFADDSAIEVAADALKGMPENLTEVLDAALAALEPLADWTAEAIQAALRSALVDGLGIKPRLAFGPVRTAVSGRRISPPLFESMVILGKESSLDRIKAFRG; from the coding sequence ATGACTTCCTCGCCCGCAGCCCCCCTGCTCGACCCCGCCTCCATCCCGACCGTCACGCCGGACACCCCGGTGCGCGTGCGCTTCTGCCCGTCGCCGACCGGTACGCCGCACGTCGGCATGGTCCGCACCGCCCTGTTCAACTGGGCCTACGCGCGCCACACCGGTGGCACGTTCGTGTTCCGCATCGAGGACACGGACGCTCAGCGGGACACGGAGGAGAGCTACGAGCAGATCGTCGAGGCGCTGCGCTGGCTCGGCCTGACCTGGGACGAGGGCATCGACGTGGGCGGACCCCACGAGCCGTACCGCCAGTCCCGCCGGCTCGACCTCTACAAGGACGTCGCCGCGAAGCTCACGGACGCCGGCTTCCTGTACGAGTCCTTCTCGACCCCCGCCGAGATCGAGGCACGCCACAAGGCGGCCGGCCGCGACCCCAAGCTCGGGTACGACAACTCCGACCGCGACCTCACCGACGAGCAGAAGGCCGCGTTCCGCGCCGAGGGCCGCGAGCCCGTGCTGCGGTTCCGCATGCCCAACGAGGACGTCGTGTTCAACGACCTCATCCGCGGCGAGATCCGGTTCAAGGCCGGGTCGGTCCCGGACTTCGTGGTGGTGCGTGCCGACGGCTCGCCGCTGTACACGCTCGTCAACCCGGTGGACGACGCGCTCATGGGCATCACCCACGTGCTGCGCGGCGAGGACCTGCTCTCCTCGACGCCGCGCCAGGTGGCGCTGTACTACGCGCTGCACGCCGTGGGCGTTGCGAGCTACATGCCGATCTTCGGCCACCTGCCGTACGTCATGGGCGAGGGCAACAAGAAGCTCTCCAAACGCGATCCCGAGTCGAACCTCTTCCACCACCGTGAGCGCGGCTTCGTCCCCGAGGGACTCCTGAACTACCTCGCGCTGCTCGGCTGGTCCCTCTCGGCCGACGAGGACATCTTCACGGTGGACCAGTTCACGGCCGCGTTCGACATCGCCGACGTCCTGCCCAACCCTGCCCGCTTCGACCTGAAGAAGGCCGAGGCGATCAACGGCACGCACGTGCGCATGCTGGAGCCCGCCGACTTCCGCGACCGCCTCGTGCCGTACCTGCGCGAGGCGGGGATCGTGGGGGAGGAGCTCACCCCACGGCAGGAGGACATCCTGACAGAGGCCGCGCCGCTCATCCAGGAGCGCATCACGCTGCTCGGGGAGGCCCCGGACATGCTCGCTTTCCTCTTCGCGGACGACTCCGCGATCGAGGTCGCCGCCGACGCGCTCAAGGGCATGCCCGAGAACCTCACCGAAGTGCTCGACGCGGCACTCGCGGCCCTCGAGCCGCTCGCCGACTGGACGGCCGAGGCGATCCAGGCCGCCCTCCGCTCCGCGCTCGTGGATGGTCTCGGCATCAAGCCGCGCCTCGCGTTCGGCCCGGTCCGCACGGCGGTGTCCGGCCGGCGGATCTCCCCGCCGCTCTTCGAGTCCATGGTGATCCTCGGCAAGGAGTCCTCGCTGGACCGTATCAAGGCATTCCGTGGCTGA
- the metG gene encoding methionine--tRNA ligase yields MTSASGKTPFYLTTAITYPNGAPHIGHAYEYISADAMARFKRLDGYDVFFLTGTDEHGLKIAQTAEKEGITPKEFVDRQADVYREVHEILGTSYDRLIRTTDSDHYGAAQDIWKRMEANGDIYLGKYEGWYSVRDEAFYAEDETVVRDGVRYSRETDTELTWTAEESYFFRLSAYQDKLLAYYESHPEFGAPGYRFNEVISFVKHGLEDLSISRTSFDWGVPVPDAPGHVMYVWVDALTNYLTGVGYPDVQSELFQRYWPADVHIIGKDISRFHAIYWPAFLMSAGLELPKRVMIHGFLQNNGVKMSKSLGNVVAPADMIDQYGLDSVRYFFLREVPYGADGSYSHEAITGRMNADLANNLGNLAQRSLSMVAKNLDGVVPEPGEFTEADRTILDAAAGLLTVVRDFFDRQEFSRALEAIWAVLGDTNAYFAEQAPWVLRKTDPARMATVLYVTLEVVRQVALLVQPVMPASSGKLLDVLGQPEGEARQFAALATPIASGTQLPAPAPVFPRYEEPKDA; encoded by the coding sequence GTGACGTCCGCATCTGGGAAGACCCCCTTCTACCTCACCACCGCCATCACGTACCCCAACGGTGCGCCGCACATCGGGCACGCGTACGAGTACATCTCCGCGGACGCGATGGCGCGCTTCAAGCGGCTTGACGGCTACGACGTCTTCTTCCTCACCGGCACGGACGAGCATGGGCTCAAGATCGCCCAGACTGCCGAGAAGGAGGGGATCACCCCGAAGGAGTTCGTGGACCGGCAGGCGGACGTGTACCGCGAGGTCCACGAGATCCTCGGCACGAGCTACGACCGGCTCATCCGCACCACCGACTCCGACCACTATGGCGCGGCCCAGGACATCTGGAAGCGCATGGAGGCCAACGGGGACATCTACCTCGGCAAGTACGAGGGCTGGTACTCGGTGCGCGACGAGGCCTTCTACGCCGAGGACGAGACCGTGGTCCGCGACGGGGTGCGGTACTCGAGGGAGACCGACACGGAGCTGACCTGGACCGCGGAGGAGAGCTACTTCTTCCGCCTCTCGGCCTACCAGGACAAGCTCCTCGCGTACTACGAGTCCCACCCCGAGTTCGGGGCGCCGGGCTACCGCTTCAACGAGGTCATCTCGTTCGTCAAGCACGGCCTCGAAGACCTCTCGATCTCGCGGACCTCCTTCGACTGGGGGGTTCCCGTCCCGGACGCGCCCGGCCACGTCATGTACGTGTGGGTCGACGCGCTGACCAACTACCTGACCGGCGTGGGCTACCCGGACGTCCAGTCCGAACTGTTCCAGCGGTACTGGCCGGCGGACGTGCACATCATCGGCAAGGACATCTCGCGGTTCCACGCGATCTACTGGCCCGCGTTCCTCATGAGCGCCGGGCTCGAGCTGCCCAAGCGCGTGATGATCCACGGGTTCCTGCAGAACAACGGCGTGAAGATGTCCAAGTCGCTGGGCAATGTCGTGGCGCCCGCGGACATGATCGACCAGTACGGGCTCGACTCCGTGCGGTACTTCTTCCTGCGCGAGGTGCCGTACGGTGCTGACGGCAGCTACAGCCACGAGGCGATCACGGGCCGCATGAACGCGGACCTGGCCAACAACCTCGGCAATCTGGCCCAGCGGTCGCTCTCGATGGTCGCCAAGAACCTTGACGGCGTGGTCCCGGAGCCGGGGGAGTTCACCGAGGCGGACCGGACGATCCTCGACGCCGCCGCCGGTCTCCTGACGGTGGTGCGGGACTTCTTCGACCGCCAGGAGTTCTCGCGGGCGCTCGAGGCGATCTGGGCCGTCCTCGGCGACACGAACGCTTACTTCGCCGAGCAGGCGCCGTGGGTGCTGCGCAAGACGGACCCGGCGCGCATGGCGACCGTCCTGTACGTGACGCTCGAGGTCGTGCGGCAGGTGGCGCTGCTCGTCCAGCCGGTGATGCCGGCCTCGTCGGGGAAGCTGCTGGACGTGCTCGGCCAGCCCGAGGGCGAGGCGCGGCAGTTCGCGGCGCTCGCGACCCCGATCGCTTCGGGCACCCAGCTCCCCGCTCCGGCGCCGGTGTTCCCGCGGTACGAGGAGCCCAAGGACGCGTGA
- a CDS encoding branched-chain amino acid aminotransferase, whose amino-acid sequence MTQNALGVEFTRRLSENPKAAEERAAVLANPGFGDYFTDHTAVIDYKVDEEGNGGWSNARIEPYGPIAMDPAAAVLHYGQEIFEGLKAYRHADGTVWTFRPEANARRFNKSAKRLALPELPPEAFIESLRQLVSVDKDWVPDGDGESLYLRPFMIATEAFLGVRPAREVSYRVIASPAGNYFGGELKPVSIWLSENYARAGHGGTGEAKCGGNYAASLAAQIEAEENGCKQVLFLDPTNDNAVDELGGMNVFFVFTDGTVVTPALNGNILHGVTRDSVLQLASDRGLTVQERKITIDEWRKAVADGTLAEVFACGTAAVITPIGELKTKDGSLLTPPLPADSVAMSIREQLLGIQTGTVEDLHGWLTQLA is encoded by the coding sequence ATGACTCAGAACGCCCTCGGCGTTGAATTCACACGGAGGCTCTCGGAGAACCCGAAGGCCGCCGAGGAGCGTGCGGCCGTCCTGGCGAACCCGGGATTCGGCGACTACTTCACCGACCACACCGCCGTGATTGACTACAAGGTCGACGAGGAGGGCAACGGTGGGTGGTCGAACGCGCGCATCGAGCCGTACGGGCCGATCGCGATGGACCCGGCCGCGGCCGTCCTGCACTACGGCCAGGAGATCTTCGAGGGCCTCAAGGCGTACCGCCATGCGGACGGCACGGTGTGGACGTTCCGGCCGGAGGCCAACGCGCGCCGCTTCAACAAGTCGGCCAAGCGCCTCGCGCTGCCGGAGCTGCCGCCCGAGGCGTTCATCGAGTCGCTGCGCCAGCTGGTCTCCGTGGACAAGGACTGGGTCCCTGACGGCGACGGCGAGTCCCTCTACCTGCGCCCGTTCATGATCGCCACCGAGGCCTTCCTCGGCGTGCGCCCCGCCCGCGAGGTCTCCTACCGCGTCATCGCCTCCCCGGCCGGCAACTACTTCGGCGGTGAGCTCAAGCCCGTCTCGATCTGGCTCTCCGAGAACTACGCGCGCGCCGGCCACGGCGGCACCGGCGAGGCGAAGTGCGGCGGCAACTACGCGGCGTCGCTCGCGGCCCAGATCGAGGCCGAGGAGAACGGCTGCAAGCAGGTCCTCTTCCTCGACCCGACCAACGACAACGCGGTGGACGAGCTCGGCGGCATGAACGTCTTCTTCGTCTTCACCGACGGCACGGTTGTCACGCCGGCGCTCAACGGCAACATCCTCCACGGCGTCACGCGCGACTCGGTCCTCCAGCTCGCCTCCGACCGCGGCCTGACGGTCCAGGAGCGCAAGATCACGATCGATGAATGGCGCAAGGCCGTTGCGGACGGCACGCTCGCGGAGGTCTTCGCGTGCGGCACCGCGGCCGTGATCACGCCGATCGGCGAGCTCAAGACCAAGGACGGCTCGCTCCTCACCCCGCCGCTCCCGGCAGACTCCGTGGCGATGAGCATCCGCGAGCAGCTCCTTGGCATCCAGACCGGAACGGTTGAGGACCTGCACGGCTGGCTCACGCAGCTCGCCTGA
- the ilvC gene encoding NADP-dependent ketol-acid reductoisomerase has product MTELYYDDDADLSIIQGRKVAVIGYGSQGHAHALNLRDSGVDVRVGLQEGSKSRAKAEEQGLRVLTPREAAEEADVVVILAPDQVQRHLYADEIAPALKEGDALVFGHGFNIRFGYIQPPAGVDVILVAPKAPGHTVRREFVAGRGIPDIIAVEQDATGKAWDLAKAYAKGIGGTRAGVIKTTFTEETETDLFGEQAVLCGGMSHLVQAGFEVLTEAGYQPEIAYFEVLHELKLIVDLMWEGGIAKQRWSISDTAEYGDYVSGPRVISPAVKESMKEVLADIQSGAFAKRFIDDQDNGAAEFKALREKEAGHPIEATGKALRAHFSWQQQDADYTEGSAAR; this is encoded by the coding sequence GTGACCGAGCTGTACTACGACGACGACGCCGACCTGTCGATCATCCAGGGCCGCAAGGTGGCCGTGATCGGCTACGGCAGCCAGGGCCACGCGCACGCCCTCAACCTTCGCGACTCGGGCGTCGACGTCCGCGTCGGCCTGCAGGAGGGCTCCAAGAGCCGCGCCAAGGCCGAGGAGCAGGGCCTGCGTGTCCTGACCCCGCGGGAGGCCGCGGAGGAAGCCGACGTCGTCGTGATCCTCGCCCCCGACCAGGTCCAGCGCCACCTGTACGCCGACGAGATCGCCCCCGCCCTCAAGGAGGGCGACGCCCTCGTGTTCGGCCACGGCTTCAACATCCGCTTCGGCTACATCCAGCCGCCGGCGGGCGTGGACGTCATCCTCGTCGCCCCGAAGGCCCCGGGCCACACCGTCCGCCGCGAGTTCGTCGCGGGCCGGGGCATCCCGGACATCATCGCCGTCGAGCAGGACGCCACGGGCAAGGCCTGGGACCTCGCCAAGGCGTACGCGAAGGGCATCGGCGGCACCCGCGCCGGCGTCATCAAGACCACGTTCACCGAGGAGACCGAGACTGACCTCTTCGGCGAGCAGGCCGTTCTCTGCGGCGGCATGTCCCACCTCGTCCAGGCTGGCTTCGAGGTCCTGACGGAGGCCGGCTACCAGCCGGAGATCGCCTACTTCGAGGTCCTCCACGAGCTCAAGCTCATCGTGGACCTCATGTGGGAGGGCGGCATCGCGAAGCAGCGCTGGAGCATCTCGGACACCGCCGAGTACGGTGACTACGTCTCCGGCCCCCGCGTCATCTCCCCGGCGGTCAAGGAGTCGATGAAGGAGGTCCTCGCGGACATCCAGTCGGGCGCGTTCGCGAAGCGCTTCATCGACGACCAGGACAACGGTGCCGCCGAGTTCAAGGCCCTCCGCGAGAAGGAGGCCGGCCACCCGATCGAGGCGACCGGCAAGGCCCTGCGCGCCCACTTCTCGTGGCAGCAGCAGGACGCCGACTACACCGAGGGGTCGGCCGCGCGCTGA
- a CDS encoding fumarylacetoacetate hydrolase family protein encodes MRIARCVSISGSDSTPFYGVVQGEPGHEKVAVMKGDPFFNGVEPTGETHPLDDVRLLAPIIPRSKVVGIGRNYADHAKEMGNQLPTEPSMFLVANTAVVGPGDPVVLPEWTEEVSYEGELCVVIGRICKDVPAEKAADVIFGYTVGNDLTARDKQRSDLQWARAKSFDTSKPLGPWIETELDVEDLRLTTTVNGQTKQDGTTADMVFGVNELVAAVSSAFTLLPGDVIMTGTPAGVGLIQDGDRVEIEIEGIGTLANPIVRR; translated from the coding sequence ATGCGCATTGCCCGTTGTGTCAGCATCTCCGGCTCGGATTCGACCCCCTTCTACGGCGTGGTCCAGGGCGAGCCAGGCCACGAGAAGGTCGCCGTCATGAAGGGCGACCCGTTCTTCAACGGTGTGGAGCCCACCGGCGAGACCCACCCGCTCGACGACGTCCGCCTGCTCGCCCCGATCATCCCCCGCAGCAAGGTGGTGGGGATCGGCCGCAACTACGCGGACCACGCGAAGGAAATGGGCAACCAGCTGCCCACCGAGCCGTCCATGTTCCTCGTCGCCAACACCGCGGTGGTCGGCCCGGGCGACCCGGTGGTCCTGCCCGAGTGGACCGAGGAGGTCTCCTACGAGGGCGAGCTGTGTGTCGTGATCGGCCGCATCTGCAAGGACGTGCCCGCCGAGAAGGCCGCGGATGTCATCTTCGGCTACACGGTCGGCAACGACCTCACCGCGCGGGACAAACAGCGCTCCGACCTGCAGTGGGCCCGGGCCAAGTCGTTCGACACGTCCAAGCCGCTCGGCCCGTGGATCGAGACCGAGCTCGACGTCGAAGACCTCCGCCTCACGACCACGGTCAATGGCCAGACCAAGCAGGACGGCACCACCGCGGACATGGTGTTCGGCGTCAACGAGCTCGTCGCGGCCGTGTCCTCGGCGTTCACGCTCCTGCCCGGTGATGTCATCATGACCGGGACCCCCGCCGGCGTCGGCCTCATCCAGGACGGCGACCGCGTCGAGATCGAGATCGAGGGCATCGGCACCCTCGCCAACCCGATCGTGCGGCGCTAG
- a CDS encoding type IV toxin-antitoxin system AbiEi family antitoxin domain-containing protein → MDLNLNPDARRNLRTLAAHTPSSAPLLLTTADLLTAGVDRAAIRRLVDDGELTRHERGIYAPQLSGTPDPMIVRIGAHHAAASGEAHVYSHTSAALLWGLSVWRARPLVHVAHASRAGESGTRNDVVRHNQRIPDRDIRIRNGMRVTSLERTIVDCARLLPFELGVIVADSGLAHGADVAELRRLVLEGKGTRGIRRVRDVLAAADGRAESPAETRLRLLLAEWNLPEPELQRWITTAGDRERVDFAWPARRLVVEVHGFAKYFDYGPPDAKVAAQQAREARLIAEGWRVLNIYWPELDDPETLRAKMRAFLTRPHGLDSVA, encoded by the coding sequence ATGGACCTCAACCTGAACCCGGACGCGCGCCGAAATCTCCGTACCCTCGCCGCCCACACGCCGTCGTCCGCTCCACTGTTGCTCACGACGGCGGATCTCCTCACCGCCGGTGTGGACCGGGCCGCCATCCGCCGGCTGGTCGACGACGGCGAGCTCACCCGCCACGAGCGCGGCATCTACGCGCCCCAGCTGTCCGGGACCCCGGACCCCATGATCGTCCGCATCGGCGCGCACCATGCCGCGGCATCGGGCGAGGCACACGTGTACAGCCACACGTCCGCAGCGCTCCTCTGGGGTCTATCGGTGTGGCGGGCGCGTCCACTCGTGCACGTCGCCCACGCGAGCCGCGCCGGCGAGAGCGGCACCCGGAACGACGTGGTGCGGCACAACCAGCGCATCCCAGACCGCGACATCCGCATCCGCAACGGCATGCGGGTCACGTCCCTCGAGCGGACGATCGTCGACTGCGCGCGGCTCCTGCCCTTCGAGCTCGGGGTCATCGTCGCCGATTCGGGTCTCGCCCACGGCGCCGACGTCGCCGAGCTGCGGCGCCTCGTGCTCGAGGGGAAGGGCACGCGCGGGATCCGCCGCGTCCGCGACGTCCTCGCCGCGGCGGACGGCCGCGCCGAGTCTCCCGCCGAAACGCGACTCAGGCTGCTCCTGGCCGAGTGGAACCTGCCGGAACCCGAACTCCAGCGGTGGATCACGACGGCGGGCGATCGCGAGCGTGTGGACTTCGCCTGGCCAGCGCGGCGCCTCGTGGTCGAGGTGCATGGCTTCGCAAAGTACTTCGACTACGGCCCCCCGGACGCCAAAGTCGCGGCCCAGCAGGCACGCGAGGCCCGGCTCATCGCCGAGGGATGGCGGGTGCTGAACATCTACTGGCCCGAACTGGACGACCCGGAGACGCTGCGCGCGAAGATGCGGGCGTTCCTCACAAGGCCCCATGGACTCGACTCCGTCGCGTGA
- the serA gene encoding phosphoglycerate dehydrogenase, translating to MTKPVVLLAEELSPATVAALGPDFEIRHTDGADRAQLLPAIADVDAILVRSATQLDAEAIAAAKNLKVIARAGVGLDNVDIKAATQAGVMVVNAPTSNIVSAAELTCGHILSLARNIPAANKSLKGGEWKRSKYAGTELLDKKLGVIGLGRIGALVAARMQAFEMEILAYDPYVTAARAAQLNVKLVTLDELLAQSDFITIHMPKTPETVGMLGKDAFAKMKKTAYVVNVARGGLVDEEALAQALEDGQIAGAGIDVFAKEPSTDLPFFGHDSVVVTPHLGASTDEAQEKAGISVAKSVRLALAGELVPDAVNVAGGVIAPDVRPGIPLIEKLGRIFTALAHDSVTQIDVEVAGEIASLDVKSLELAALKGVFMDVVSEQVSYVNAPVLAEQRGVAVRLLTTTDAEDYRNVLTIRGLLQDGTQVSVAGTLTGPKQVQKLVGINGYDVEIPISEHLVVMFYSDRPGVIGTIGHILGMNEINIAGMQVARADDTGTAMALLTVDSAIPTTVLEAVKSEIGATVLREIDLAD from the coding sequence GTGACCAAGCCCGTCGTCCTCCTCGCCGAGGAACTCTCTCCCGCCACCGTTGCCGCCCTCGGGCCGGACTTCGAGATCCGCCACACTGACGGCGCCGACCGCGCGCAGCTCCTGCCCGCGATCGCCGACGTCGACGCGATCCTCGTCCGCTCCGCCACCCAGCTCGACGCCGAGGCCATCGCCGCCGCCAAGAACCTCAAGGTCATCGCCCGCGCGGGCGTCGGCCTCGACAACGTCGACATCAAGGCCGCGACCCAGGCCGGCGTCATGGTCGTGAACGCCCCGACCTCGAACATCGTCTCGGCGGCCGAGCTCACGTGCGGCCACATCCTCTCGCTCGCCCGCAACATCCCGGCCGCGAACAAGTCCCTCAAGGGCGGGGAGTGGAAGCGGTCCAAGTACGCCGGCACGGAGCTGCTGGACAAGAAGCTCGGCGTGATCGGCCTCGGCCGCATCGGCGCGCTCGTCGCCGCGCGCATGCAGGCGTTCGAGATGGAGATCCTCGCGTACGACCCGTATGTCACCGCCGCACGCGCCGCGCAGCTGAACGTCAAGCTCGTCACCCTCGACGAGCTGCTCGCCCAGAGCGACTTCATCACCATCCACATGCCCAAGACCCCCGAGACCGTGGGCATGCTGGGCAAGGACGCGTTCGCGAAGATGAAGAAGACCGCGTACGTGGTCAACGTGGCCCGCGGCGGCCTCGTCGACGAGGAGGCCCTCGCCCAGGCCCTCGAGGACGGCCAGATCGCCGGCGCCGGCATCGACGTCTTCGCGAAGGAGCCGAGCACGGACCTGCCGTTCTTCGGCCACGACAGTGTCGTGGTGACCCCGCACCTCGGCGCGTCCACGGACGAGGCACAGGAGAAGGCCGGCATCTCGGTCGCCAAGAGTGTCCGCCTCGCCCTCGCGGGCGAGCTCGTCCCGGACGCCGTCAACGTGGCCGGCGGCGTCATCGCCCCCGACGTGCGCCCCGGCATCCCGCTCATCGAGAAGCTCGGCCGCATCTTCACCGCCCTCGCCCACGACTCGGTCACGCAGATCGACGTCGAGGTGGCAGGCGAGATCGCGAGCCTGGACGTGAAGTCCCTCGAGCTCGCCGCGCTCAAGGGCGTCTTCATGGATGTCGTCTCCGAGCAGGTCTCCTACGTCAACGCGCCGGTCCTCGCCGAGCAGCGCGGCGTCGCGGTCCGCCTCCTGACCACCACCGATGCCGAGGACTACCGCAACGTCCTCACGATCCGTGGCCTCCTGCAGGACGGCACCCAGGTCTCCGTGGCAGGCACCCTCACCGGCCCGAAGCAGGTCCAGAAGCTCGTGGGGATCAACGGCTACGACGTCGAGATCCCGATCTCCGAGCACCTCGTGGTGATGTTCTACTCCGACCGCCCGGGCGTGATCGGCACGATCGGCCACATCCTCGGGATGAACGAGATCAACATCGCCGGCATGCAGGTGGCCCGAGCCGACGACACGGGCACGGCGATGGCCCTCCTCACGGTCGACTCCGCGATCCCCACGACCGTCCTCGAGGCGGTCAAGAGCGAGATCGGCGCGACGGTCCTGCGCGAGATCGACCTCGCGGACTGA